The DNA segment TGCTGGCCGCCCGATGCAACCTTCACCCGGTACGCCCTCGAACCCAGTCCCTTCTCCCCGACAGCGGGGGAGGGCGAAGCCTGACGCGGCGGCGCGGCGTGCGCACGGCGCGACCGCCCTCGAGACCGCCCGAGGAGACTAGTCGCGCTGGCCGCCGCCCACGCGCGCGAGGTGCTCCCCCAGCACGTTGACCGAGAGCACGGTCACGAAGATCGCCATGCCGGGAAAGACGGCGAGCCAGGGTTCGGAGGTCAGCGTGGTTTGCGCCTGGTACAGCATGTTCCCCCAGCTTGCCGCCGGGGGCTGCACGCCCACGCCAAAGAAGGAGAGCGCGGATTCGAGGAGGATGCCGCGTCCGACCGACAGCGTCGCCGAGACGGCGATCGTCCCCAGCACGTTGGGGAGGATATGGCCGGCGAGGATGCGCACGGCACCCACGCCCGTGGCCTGCGCCGCCTCCACGAAGCCGCGCTGCGCGAGCGAGAGCACCTCGGCGCGGACGACTCGCGCCGTCTCCATCCACCCCGCCACGCCCACCAGCACGATGAGCAGCGGAATGGACGGCTGCAGGATGGCGGCGACGATCATCAGGAACGGGAGTCGCGGGATCGCCAGCATCGCGTCGGTGAGGCGCATGAGCGACGCGTCGACCCATCCCCCCACGAAACCGCCCACCGCCCCGACCGCCGAGCCTAACGCGACAGAGAGCAGGGCCGAGAGGAAGCCAATGGCGAGGGAGACGCGGGCGCCCGAAAGGACGCGCGCCAGGACGTCGCGCCCGAGTTCGTCGGTCCCGAACCAGTGCGCCATCGAGGGGGCGGCTCGGCGCGCCGTGAGGTCCATCGCTTCGCTCGCGGTCGCGGCCAGCCACGGGGCGAGCACCGCGGCCAGTGCGATGGCCGCGAGTACGACCAGCGCCGCGCGCACTCCCGGCGGGAGTGCCCGCCACCGGCCGGGCGGCGACGTGGAGAGCGATGCGGCGGGCGCCGTCATCCACGTACCCGAGGATCGAGCCATCGATAGCTCAGGTCGGCGACGAGGTTGAGCACGATCACGGCGGTCGACGAGACCATCAGGAACGCCATGAGCACCGTATAGTCGCGACGCGCGAGCGCTTCCGTGAAGAGCCCGCCTAGCCCCGGCCAGGCGAAGACGCTCTCGGTCACCACCGCGCCCGACACCATGATCGCTGCGTCGAGCAGGACGATGGTGACGAAGGGGAGGAGGGCGTTGCGCAGGGCATGCACGAAGACCACCTGGCGCTCCGGCACGCCGCGTCCGTGTGCAGAGAGGATGAAGCGCTGCGCCAGGACCGCGAGCATCCCGCTGCGCAGGTAGCGCGTCCACACGGCCGCATGCACCGTCGCCAGCACCGTGGCCGGGAGGATGATGTGCCGCAGGCGGTCGAGCAGGTCGCCGCCGAGGATCGAGCTCCGACCCGACGACGGGAGCCAGCCTAACGAAACGGCGAACAGGAGCTGCAACAGGAGCCCGAACCAGAACGTCGGGAGCGAGATCCCGGCGAGCGTGAGCGTCGTGACCGTGCGGTCGAACAGGCTGCGCTGGCGCGCGGCCGCGAGCACCCCGATGGGGAGGGCGGCGACGAAGGCCAGGACGAGCGACGCCAGGATGAGCTCCAGCGTCGCCGGGATGCGTTCCGCCAGTCGCACCGTGACCGGGCGTCCGTCGGCGAAGGAGAAGCCCCAGTCGCCCACCACGAATCCCCGGAGCCAGGCCAGGTACTGGACCGGGAGCGAACGATCGAGCCCTAACGAGCGCTTGAGTCGCTCGATGTCCTCGGGGCGGACGTTGGGATTCTCCAGGTAGATCGCGAGCGGCCCCCCGGGCGCCGCGTGCAGCAGCGCGAAGACGAGGACCGAGATGACGAGCAGGAGCGGGAGCGCCTGGGCAAGGCGGCGGGCGACGGCGGTCAGCACGCGAGGATCTTACCGCCGTGGCTCGGGGAGGCGCGAGTGGGAAAGCGGATGAGCGGCACGTCACCGCGCCGCCGACCCTTCCTGAAGCGTCTACTCCGGCGACTCCGGCAGCACCTCGAGCATGAGCGTGTCGAACGCCAGCCCGTCGTCCCCGTAGTCGAGCGCCAGCTCCGCGGCGTAGATCCCTGGCTCGGCGGGGAGCGTCCACGTCACGGAGGACGACGACGAGTCCGACAGCGTTCCCGCGCTCACGTCCCAGCTCCGCGAATGCGCGCCGCGATACGGCGTGTGCGCCTGCAGCAGCGCCTGTCGCCCGACGTGCTGCACCAGCACGATCTCGGCGCGCTGTCGCGCGGGGAGCGGCAGCGTATCGAGCACCACC comes from the Gemmatimonadota bacterium genome and includes:
- a CDS encoding ABC transporter permease translates to MTAPAASLSTSPPGRWRALPPGVRAALVVLAAIALAAVLAPWLAATASEAMDLTARRAAPSMAHWFGTDELGRDVLARVLSGARVSLAIGFLSALLSVALGSAVGAVGGFVGGWVDASLMRLTDAMLAIPRLPFLMIVAAILQPSIPLLIVLVGVAGWMETARVVRAEVLSLAQRGFVEAAQATGVGAVRILAGHILPNVLGTIAVSATLSVGRGILLESALSFFGVGVQPPAASWGNMLYQAQTTLTSEPWLAVFPGMAIFVTVLSVNVLGEHLARVGGGQRD
- a CDS encoding ABC transporter permease; this encodes MLTAVARRLAQALPLLLVISVLVFALLHAAPGGPLAIYLENPNVRPEDIERLKRSLGLDRSLPVQYLAWLRGFVVGDWGFSFADGRPVTVRLAERIPATLELILASLVLAFVAALPIGVLAAARQRSLFDRTVTTLTLAGISLPTFWFGLLLQLLFAVSLGWLPSSGRSSILGGDLLDRLRHIILPATVLATVHAAVWTRYLRSGMLAVLAQRFILSAHGRGVPERQVVFVHALRNALLPFVTIVLLDAAIMVSGAVVTESVFAWPGLGGLFTEALARRDYTVLMAFLMVSSTAVIVLNLVADLSYRWLDPRVRG